The DNA segment TCGTCCCGGTGCAAGACCCGAAGCGGTTGTAGACATGGCATTTGATCTCTTTTCGGATCTCGGAGCCACCGACGAACAATTGGATTTCCCGATCGTTTATGCTTCTGCAAAACAAGGTTGGGCGGTTCATCGCTTGAGCGAATCTCCAGGCACAAACTTGGATCCTCTTTTGGATACGGTTCTTAGCCACGTTCCTCCCGTTCAAGCGGACAACGAAGCTCCGCTTCAATTCCAAGTTACTTCCTTGGATTACAACGACTATGTAGGAAGAATCGCAGTCGGTAAAATCTACGCGGGAAAGATGGCTTTGGGAATGAATGTGATTCAACTTGCGGCGAAGAAGACCGACACGTCGGCACCAGCCGATACGACTCTATTTCGAATTACAAAATTATACAATTTCGAAGGTCTGAAAAGAAACGAAGTAAATACTGCGGAAGCAGGCGATATCATCGCGATCGCGGGACTTCCCGATGTATTTATCGGAGATACGATTTGCGAACCGGGAAAACCCGCTCCAAGACCAGCAATCGAAGTGGAAGAACCGACGGTATCCATGTATTTTATGGTAAACAATTCTCCATTCGCCGGAAAGGAAGGAAAGTTTGTAACTACTCGGAATATCCGCGAACGTTTGGATCGCGAATTAGAAACCAACGTTGCGATGAGATTGGAAGAAACCGAAGACAAGGACCGTTTTAAGGTTCTTGGTCGTGGTGAACTTCACTTATCCGTTCTGATCGAAACGATGAGAAGAGAAGGATTTGAAATCCAAGTTTCTCGTCCAGAAGTTATCTTAAAGTCCAATGAACAAGGTCAGAAACTCGAGCCTTATGAGTATTTGGTAATGGACATCCCGGATCAGTTTACCGGTCAGATTATTTCCGAACTCAATCGCAGAAAGGGCGAACTGCAACTGATGGACGCACATCCGTCCGGAATGACCCGGGTGGAATTTGTGATCCCTACGCGCGGTATCATCGGGTTTAGAGGATACTTTATCTCCGAAACCCGCGGCGAAGGTGTGATGTCCTCTCGTTTTCTTCGCTTTGACGTTTATAAGGGTGATATCCCCGGTCGTAAAAACGGTGCTCTGATTTCTATGGACTCAGGTGAATCCACTGCATACGCTCTTTGGAAGATTCAGGAACGTGGAGAATTGGTCATCGGACCAAACACCGCAGTTTATCCCGGAATGATCATCGGAATTCACTCTCGTGAAAACGACCTCGAAGTCAATCCGGTGAAAGAGAAAAAGCTGAGTAACGTTCGCTCTTCCGGAGCCGACGAAGCGATTCGTTTGATTCCTCCGAGAAAATTTTCTTTGGAACAAAACATCGAATTCTTAGACGACGATGAACTTCTGGAAGTGACTCCTCAGAGTTTGCGTCTTCGCAAAAAATACCTCGATGCGAACATGCGTAAACGCAACAAGTAAAGTCGAAAACCGCAGATTATAAAGGTCTGCGGTTTTTGTTAACACGTTTTTTCCCTTTTTTCACCCCTCTTTTCTCTTCTTTGTCTCTCAAATATTAAAGCGGTTTTTTCTTTTTTCTAAACAATATTAGGCAAAGAATCATTTCTTTCTTGTCGAATCGCTGCGCTAATTCGTCTTAATTTCTTCAAAGTTATTTGTATATTCATTTTACTGAATATTATTTTAAAATATCAAAGATGTCGAGTAAGTATTCTAAGATATTCATGTCGTTTTAATATAAAAAATAAACCGATATCTGTTTAAATACAATCGTTTTGCTTTTTATGACTTTAAATTTTATTTTTTTAAACGGAAGTAAATTTTTTAAAAAAAATGGCTCACTTGAATATTCAAAACGTAATAAACGAAAAGGTCAAAGTTAGTATAGGCACGATGTTGATTTATTGACAGGAACTTTTTTGTTAAAAATTCAGATGATGAAATTGGGGAAGGCATGCAAGCGTTTATAAAAGATATTTGGTTTCATAGAGAATCGGAGATTCGATCTCTCAATGGACTTCGCGCTTTCGCAATCATTTTAGTGATCTTGAATCACTATGCGTTGGTTTGGGAAAAGTCAGAAACGTTCGATTCTAAATCTTTTTTCTGGTCGGGAGTCGATCTTTCGTTTGTTCTCAGCGGTTTCTTAATTTCTATGGGGTTATGGAAGGACTGGATAAGAAACGGTAAAATTAATTTTAAAAGCTTTTATCTCAAAAGGACTCTTCGTATTTTTCCGGCTTACTATGTTTTTCTCACGATCAGTCTTGTGTTCTGGGTTATCGTTTTTAAGATCGCT comes from the Leptospira sp. WS92.C1 genome and includes:
- the typA gene encoding translational GTPase TypA; its protein translation is MEIRNIAIIAHVDHGKTTLLDGILRQTGAVTAKEDTDRIMDSNDLEKEKGITIKAKNTAVVYKGTRINVVDTPGHADFGGEVERVLSTADSCLLLVDAFDGPMPQTRFVLGKSLQLGHKPILVINKIDRPGARPEAVVDMAFDLFSDLGATDEQLDFPIVYASAKQGWAVHRLSESPGTNLDPLLDTVLSHVPPVQADNEAPLQFQVTSLDYNDYVGRIAVGKIYAGKMALGMNVIQLAAKKTDTSAPADTTLFRITKLYNFEGLKRNEVNTAEAGDIIAIAGLPDVFIGDTICEPGKPAPRPAIEVEEPTVSMYFMVNNSPFAGKEGKFVTTRNIRERLDRELETNVAMRLEETEDKDRFKVLGRGELHLSVLIETMRREGFEIQVSRPEVILKSNEQGQKLEPYEYLVMDIPDQFTGQIISELNRRKGELQLMDAHPSGMTRVEFVIPTRGIIGFRGYFISETRGEGVMSSRFLRFDVYKGDIPGRKNGALISMDSGESTAYALWKIQERGELVIGPNTAVYPGMIIGIHSRENDLEVNPVKEKKLSNVRSSGADEAIRLIPPRKFSLEQNIEFLDDDELLEVTPQSLRLRKKYLDANMRKRNK